The following proteins are encoded in a genomic region of Brachypodium distachyon strain Bd21 chromosome 1, Brachypodium_distachyon_v3.0, whole genome shotgun sequence:
- the LOC100828465 gene encoding transcription initiation factor TFIID subunit 4: MSKKKPVTTMTLKDFHGGFIPSELPLPSAPGVSARPPDRPTAAPSPSSAVPARPRTPAASSAAAAAAVAVPSFLTNPSRIGRHFDEDERTPFEAVTPRRPAPSPSSFASAQPVGAARSGPGNAWGARREVTPAAAPVVPAGGGGQIWSPTSIAQASAVEKVLSGRWHLSKPSYSPAPVSAPVLETHVLPPEMERPRPVGVRELNGVMERPGSVGVTGLDGIMERPRSVGVRELDDAMERPRSVGVRALDLTMEKGMAPVRPASHEGRVVEVRAEVVPERPKLKLLPRSKPIDPPAPSPTYVEDKQVSQVPVIASITQVEFVHDAESRATVERPRLNLKSRSSAVSQSGESAAKERPSVFGGARPREQVLRERGVDALASDLEKTSPVGRSKTEFAKAEHKVEAMPANTSGEKAESYPSGHRGPRNADRKDYRRDTDRADAHRPTRREDSRKVARDVEKVAEQPRPEPETWRKPVEPPKPEVTAPRFGKAATALELAQAFSKSMSDTVPKSRLTSVPSPRVPPSPGTRDHQVGFSRRTDNGALHSGSSHPRINGY; the protein is encoded by the exons atgtcgaagaagaagccggTGACGACGATGACGCTCAAGGATTTCCACGGCGGCTTCATCCCATCCGAGCTCCCTCTCCCCTCCGCCCCTGGCGT CTCTGCACGACCACCGGACCGCCCCACGGCCGCCCCGTCCCCCTCCTCGGCTGTACCCGCCCGCCCCCGCACTCCTGcggcttcctccgccgccgccgccgcggctgtcGCGGTCCCTTCCTTCCTCACCAATCCCTCCCGCATCGGCCGCCACTTCGACGAGGACGAGCGTACGCCCTTCGAGGCCGTCACGCCTCGCCGCCCGGCTCCGTCGCCCTCGTCCTTCGCCTCCGCGCAGCCGGTGGGCGCCGCTAGATCCGGGCCCGGGAACGCCTGGGGTGCGCGGAGGGAGGTCACTCCAGCCGCGGCGCCGGTTgttcccgccggcggcggcggtcagaTCTGGTCGCCGACAAGCATCGCGCAGGCGAGCGCCGTCGAGAAGGTACTCTCCGGTAGGTGGCACTTGTCGAAACCCTCCTACTCACCGGCGCCTGTGTCGGCACCAGTGCTGGAGACTCATGTGCTCCCACCCGAGATGGAGAGGCCAAGGCCCGTTGGAGTGAGAGAGTTGAACGGTGTCATGGAAAGGCCAGGGTCTGTTGGAGTGACTGGGCTGGACGGGATCATGGAGAGGCCAAGGTCGGTTGGTGTGAGAGAGCTGGACGATGCCATGGAGAGGCCAAGGTCAGTTGGAGTGAGAGCGCTGGACCTTACCATGGAGAAGGGCATGGCACCGGTGAGGCCTGCATCGCATGAAGGCAGGGTTGTGGAAGTGAGAGCCGAAGTGGTTCCAGAGAGGCCCAAGTTGAAGCTGCTTCCTCGTTCTAAGCCAATTGACCCCCCTGCACCATCTCCTACCTATGTCGAAGATAAGCAG GTCAGTCAGGTCCCTGTGATTGCGAGTATCACACAGGTTGAGTTTGTTCATGATGCTGAAAGCAGGGCAACGGTGGAGCGACCGCGGTTGAATCTGAAATCTCGCTCTAGTGCAGTGAGTCAGTCTGGTGAAAGTgctgcaaaagaaag GCCATCTGTCTTTGGCGGTGCTCGCCCCCGGGAACAA GTTCTCAGAGAACGTGGAGTAGATGCTTTGGCAAGTGATCTTGAGAAAACCTCTCCGGTTGGCAG GTCCAAAACTGAATTTGCAAAGGCTGAGCACAAGGTTGAAGCTATGCCTGCTAACACTTCAGGCGAAAAGGCTGAGAGTTATCCATCTGGTCATAGAGGCCCAAGGAATGCTGATAGGAAAGATTACAGGCGGGATACAGACAGAGCGGATGCACACAGGCCTACAAGACGTGAGGACAGTAGGAAGGTTGCTAGAGATGTGGAGAAGGTGGCTGAACAACCGCGTCCAGAACCTGAAACCTGGAGAAAGCCAGTGGAGCCACCAAAGCCTGAGGTTACCGCACCTCGATTTGGGAAAGCAGCGACCGCGTTGGAGCTTGCCCAGGCCTTTTCTAAGTCCATGTCTGATACTGTGCCGAAGAGTCGCTTGACCAGTGTTCCTAGTCCAAGAGTTCCTCCGAGCCCAGGGACTAGGGATCATCAGGTTGGATTTTCAAGGCGCACTGACAACGGGGCATTGCACTCAGGCTCTTCACATCCAAGGATTAATGGTTACTGA